In the genome of Nocardia terpenica, one region contains:
- a CDS encoding SMP-30/gluconolactonase/LRE family protein has translation MKRVLGISMVFACLGSAMLVPAGRAAAHPSVFPTTIDLPAGFQPEGIAIGSLPVAYFGSKADGSVYRASLVTGRIHLLSPGPGTPALGLELDHRGRLFVAGGTGGDARVVDTRTGSILADYQLGTPPTTLVNDVILTPTGAWFTDSRTPVLYHLPIDRDGTLPSPEAVERLPLTGDIAYIPGAFNANGITRTPDGTSLIIVQTVTGQLFHVDPTTGTTHQIPLGTESVPDGDGLLLQNNTLFVVQNRHNTIAMITLNHSGTAGTLETRLTNPHFDVPSTIASFGHRLYLPNARLTTPPTPTTPYNAIAVDRPRNNDRRH, from the coding sequence ATGAAGCGCGTTCTCGGCATCTCGATGGTGTTCGCCTGCCTCGGCAGTGCGATGCTGGTACCCGCGGGTCGGGCCGCCGCGCACCCCTCGGTGTTTCCCACCACGATCGACCTGCCCGCCGGATTTCAGCCGGAGGGCATTGCGATCGGATCACTGCCGGTGGCCTACTTCGGCTCGAAGGCAGACGGTTCCGTCTACCGCGCCAGCCTGGTGACCGGGCGGATCCACCTCCTGAGCCCCGGGCCGGGCACACCCGCGCTCGGACTCGAACTCGACCACCGCGGCCGACTGTTCGTCGCCGGCGGCACCGGAGGCGACGCCCGCGTCGTCGACACCCGCACCGGCTCGATCCTCGCCGACTACCAACTCGGAACCCCGCCAACCACACTCGTCAACGACGTAATCCTCACGCCGACCGGCGCCTGGTTCACCGACTCACGCACCCCCGTGCTGTATCACCTACCCATCGACCGCGACGGCACGCTTCCATCCCCCGAAGCGGTCGAGCGCCTCCCGCTAACCGGCGACATCGCCTACATACCCGGGGCATTCAACGCCAACGGCATCACCCGCACCCCCGACGGCACCAGCCTGATCATCGTCCAAACAGTCACCGGCCAACTGTTCCACGTCGACCCCACAACCGGCACCACCCACCAGATCCCCCTAGGCACCGAATCAGTCCCCGACGGCGACGGCCTACTCCTACAAAACAACACCCTGTTCGTAGTACAAAACCGCCACAACACCATCGCCATGATCACCCTGAACCACTCCGGCACAGCAGGCACACTCGAAACCCGCCTCACCAACCCACATTTCGACGTCCCCTCAACCATCGCATCCTTCGGCCACCGCCTATACCTCCCCAACGCCCGCCTGACCACACCCCCCACACCAACCACGCCGTACAACGCCATCGCGGTCGACCGACCACGAAATAACGACCGACGGCATTGA
- a CDS encoding SDR family NAD(P)-dependent oxidoreductase produces the protein MSPQTNTWFITGSSRGFGRALTLSALKGGDSVVATARRPEQLADLAAQYGDRVLPVALDVTDPAAAEVALTAGLEKYGRIDVVVNNAGYANVSPVETTDESDFRRQFETNFWGVYNVSRAALPLLKKQGGGIVIQFSSSGGRIGSTPGLGSYQAAKFAVDGFTRVLAAETAPFGIRYLVVEPGGFATDWAGASMQIEEIPQDYRQTVGALAELLRAGAAPGDPNRAAEILVRVVHSGQLPSHLLLGAGAATMALAYSRSQIAEASAWQAVSVSADTGAGYPIDLPIVH, from the coding sequence ATGAGTCCGCAGACCAATACTTGGTTCATCACCGGCTCCTCCCGAGGCTTCGGCCGTGCCCTCACCCTCTCCGCACTCAAGGGCGGCGACAGCGTCGTGGCGACCGCCCGCAGGCCCGAACAGCTCGCCGACCTCGCCGCGCAGTACGGCGACCGGGTCCTCCCGGTCGCTCTGGATGTGACCGACCCTGCTGCGGCCGAAGTCGCACTTACCGCCGGGCTGGAGAAGTACGGCCGGATAGACGTGGTGGTCAACAACGCCGGCTACGCCAACGTTTCCCCCGTCGAGACCACCGACGAGTCCGATTTCCGCCGCCAGTTCGAGACCAACTTCTGGGGCGTCTACAACGTCTCCCGAGCCGCGCTGCCGCTGCTGAAGAAGCAGGGCGGGGGCATCGTGATCCAGTTCTCCTCGAGCGGCGGACGCATCGGCAGCACCCCCGGACTCGGCTCCTACCAGGCAGCAAAATTCGCCGTCGACGGATTCACCCGGGTCTTGGCGGCCGAGACCGCACCGTTCGGCATCCGCTACCTCGTGGTCGAACCGGGCGGCTTCGCGACCGACTGGGCAGGAGCCTCCATGCAGATCGAGGAGATACCGCAGGACTACCGCCAGACCGTCGGTGCCTTGGCCGAGCTGCTGCGCGCCGGTGCCGCACCGGGCGACCCCAATCGGGCCGCGGAAATCCTTGTGCGGGTTGTGCATTCCGGCCAACTGCCCAGCCATCTGTTACTCGGAGCCGGCGCGGCCACGATGGCCCTGGCCTACTCCCGCAGCCAGATCGCCGAGGCGAGCGCTTGGCAGGCCGTCTCGGTCTCCGCCGACACCGGTGCCGGCTACCCAATCGATCTGCCTATCGTCCACTGA
- a CDS encoding alpha/beta fold hydrolase, translating to MDAELEQWRSGGRYFDYLGFDVFFRVEGEGPVLLLIHGYPFSSWDWAPIWGALTQRFTVIAPDMLGMGFSDKPVAYEYTVLDHADMHEALLAHLGVQTCHIVAHDIGVSVAQEMLARHDSGGQAYGRCGIESITWLNGGLFNEVYTPRLVQTLLSRTPLGALASRYQRVLMSRAVLARSIDEMFGAATKPSPRLITQFDQILGFNDGKRVSHKVGRFVNDRYVHRNRWVRAMRETTVPMRFIDGPADPNSGRHMADRYRQVIPDPDVVMLDDGIGHWPQIEAPEAVLTHLLDHVDAVR from the coding sequence ATGGACGCCGAGCTCGAGCAGTGGAGATCTGGTGGTCGGTACTTCGACTACCTGGGGTTCGATGTCTTCTTCCGGGTCGAGGGCGAGGGTCCGGTGCTGTTGCTGATCCACGGTTATCCGTTCAGTTCCTGGGACTGGGCACCGATCTGGGGGGCGTTGACCCAGCGGTTCACCGTGATCGCGCCGGACATGCTCGGTATGGGGTTCTCCGACAAGCCGGTCGCCTACGAGTACACCGTGCTCGACCATGCCGATATGCACGAGGCGCTACTCGCCCACCTGGGCGTGCAGACCTGCCATATCGTGGCCCACGACATCGGCGTCTCCGTCGCTCAGGAAATGCTGGCCCGCCACGACTCCGGCGGCCAAGCCTACGGCCGGTGCGGAATCGAGTCGATCACCTGGCTCAACGGTGGGCTGTTCAACGAGGTGTACACCCCTCGCCTGGTGCAGACCCTGCTGTCTCGTACTCCATTGGGCGCCTTGGCCAGCCGCTACCAGCGGGTCCTGATGTCGCGAGCGGTCCTGGCGCGGTCGATCGACGAAATGTTCGGCGCCGCAACCAAACCGTCGCCGCGGCTGATCACGCAGTTCGATCAGATCCTGGGTTTCAACGACGGCAAGCGGGTCAGCCACAAGGTCGGCCGCTTCGTCAACGACCGATACGTCCATCGCAACCGGTGGGTACGCGCGATGCGCGAGACCACGGTTCCGATGCGGTTCATCGATGGACCCGCGGACCCGAACTCCGGTCGGCACATGGCCGACCGGTATCGGCAGGTAATTCCCGACCCGGACGTGGTCATGCTGGACGACGGCATCGGGCACTGGCCACAGATCGAAGCCCCCGAAGCGGTGCTGACCCACCTGCTCGACCACGTCGACGCCGTCCGATAG
- a CDS encoding alpha/beta hydrolase yields MLLSITAGGQLGQIDRQLAGLREAQPDPEAWTKAWDEAGTLQVEFAKRDLSRGYRRSASERFLNAVNYYLTGERQTAPGPAKTNSYSLALEAFGKAVETMPRPLERVEINSPDGILPGWLIPARDVVGRAPVVIFYNGFDVTKELLYCIIREEFADRGIACLVVDAPGTGEPLRLRGVASRPDYEVPTSAIVDHLMTRPDLDPERLGLLGISLGGYYAPRGAAFEHRIKACAAWGGVWDYGQLWQHRWETRSKTTPVPFWQLPWVMGTDTMEQALEKVKPFALAEALPHLTQPFLIVHGADDSMIPLSHAEEAIEAAGSSDKKLVVFDGVDGGAEHCSMDDSDPARQLVADWFADRL; encoded by the coding sequence GTGCTGTTGTCGATCACCGCCGGCGGACAACTGGGCCAGATCGACCGCCAACTCGCCGGGCTGCGCGAGGCGCAGCCCGATCCAGAGGCGTGGACGAAAGCGTGGGACGAGGCGGGCACGCTCCAGGTCGAATTCGCGAAGCGGGACCTCAGCCGGGGCTATCGGCGCAGCGCGTCCGAGCGGTTCCTGAATGCCGTGAACTACTACCTGACTGGCGAGCGCCAGACCGCGCCCGGCCCGGCGAAGACCAATAGTTACAGCCTGGCTCTCGAGGCATTCGGCAAGGCCGTCGAGACGATGCCGCGGCCTCTCGAGCGCGTCGAGATCAACTCGCCCGACGGCATCCTGCCCGGCTGGCTGATCCCCGCCCGAGACGTAGTCGGGCGGGCTCCGGTGGTGATCTTCTACAACGGTTTCGACGTGACCAAGGAGCTGTTGTATTGCATCATCCGGGAGGAGTTCGCCGACCGCGGCATCGCCTGTCTGGTGGTCGACGCTCCCGGCACCGGGGAGCCGTTGCGGCTGCGTGGTGTCGCGTCACGCCCCGACTATGAGGTGCCCACGTCCGCGATCGTCGATCACCTCATGACCCGGCCGGACCTCGATCCGGAGCGGCTCGGTCTGCTCGGCATCAGTCTCGGCGGGTATTACGCGCCACGCGGCGCGGCCTTCGAGCACCGGATCAAGGCGTGCGCTGCGTGGGGCGGGGTGTGGGACTACGGCCAACTATGGCAGCACCGCTGGGAGACCCGGTCCAAAACCACTCCGGTGCCGTTCTGGCAGTTGCCGTGGGTGATGGGCACCGACACGATGGAGCAGGCGCTGGAGAAAGTGAAGCCGTTCGCCCTCGCCGAAGCGCTGCCGCACCTGACGCAGCCTTTCCTCATTGTGCATGGTGCCGACGATTCGATGATCCCTCTCTCGCACGCGGAGGAAGCGATCGAAGCTGCCGGGTCCAGCGACAAGAAACTGGTGGTATTCGACGGCGTTGATGGCGGTGCCGAACATTGCAGCATGGATGACTCCGACCCCGCGCGGCAGCTTGTCGCCGACTGGTTCGCCGACCGCTTGTGA
- a CDS encoding TetR family transcriptional regulator, which yields MTDFDFERARTPEAKRARQEAILVAAARLAMDSSVREVTASAIADEVGMHKSAMLRYFETREDIFLQLAVGAWDEWSVAVRGELDNLAARPSAGRPESDATARETAAVIAHSLVSRPLFCDLLAHTPLNLERNVSLERVREFKTRAIAVVTEVSSTLCTVTLLRLDQAFSVIATATAMAGAMWQMAAPGTKLRDFYKSEPELVHAVVDVEPQLTDIIDALLTGYAARSATQRP from the coding sequence TTGACTGATTTCGACTTTGAACGTGCTCGTACCCCCGAGGCGAAGCGCGCTCGGCAGGAGGCGATCCTGGTGGCGGCTGCTCGCCTGGCCATGGACAGTAGCGTGCGGGAGGTGACTGCGAGCGCCATTGCCGACGAGGTCGGTATGCACAAGTCGGCAATGTTGCGCTACTTCGAGACGCGCGAGGACATCTTCCTGCAACTGGCGGTCGGTGCTTGGGACGAATGGTCGGTGGCGGTGCGCGGCGAGCTTGACAACCTCGCGGCCCGCCCCAGTGCCGGGCGGCCGGAATCGGATGCGACAGCGCGCGAGACCGCAGCTGTGATTGCTCACTCGTTGGTTTCCCGCCCACTGTTCTGCGACCTCCTCGCGCACACGCCGCTGAACCTGGAACGAAATGTCTCACTGGAGAGGGTCCGGGAATTCAAGACTCGCGCCATCGCCGTGGTCACCGAAGTCAGCTCCACGCTCTGCACTGTCACCCTGTTGCGGCTCGACCAGGCGTTCAGCGTCATCGCCACCGCAACCGCGATGGCCGGAGCCATGTGGCAGATGGCGGCCCCCGGCACGAAACTACGCGACTTCTACAAATCCGAACCCGAACTCGTACACGCCGTCGTGGATGTCGAGCCCCAACTGACCGACATCATCGACGCCCTGCTCACCGGCTACGCCGCACGCTCGGCGACGCAGCGGCCATAA
- a CDS encoding PadR family transcriptional regulator, with protein MASFSGSRMLDSSLLLLLAERPDHGYSLRNRLEHLGLDFHGEPGALYRRLHVLERRGLVEHRVDHSHNGRKKKVYSTTVAGIAELGSWASSLQGTLEIIQQWLAAHASLSR; from the coding sequence ATGGCTTCATTCTCGGGCTCACGCATGCTCGACAGCAGTCTGCTGTTGCTGTTGGCCGAGCGTCCCGATCACGGGTATTCATTGCGCAATCGCCTCGAACACCTCGGGCTGGACTTCCACGGCGAGCCCGGCGCCCTGTACCGGCGCCTGCACGTGCTGGAACGGCGGGGATTGGTCGAGCACCGCGTAGATCATTCCCACAATGGGCGGAAAAAGAAAGTCTATTCGACAACTGTGGCCGGTATTGCAGAGCTCGGTAGCTGGGCTTCGTCGCTGCAGGGCACGCTCGAAATAATCCAACAATGGCTTGCCGCGCATGCCAGCCTCTCACGGTGA
- a CDS encoding ROK family transcriptional regulator, giving the protein MTGRPTTTPGTSAGDVLWLIRGHDVVTRADIRRLTGLSRTAVTLRVEQLLERGLVVERVEGGSTGGRPPTRLVFNPESGVVLAASIGVSRAQVAVCDLAGRVLAESEFAVSMSEDAQTVFAAAAEHLDRLLSRTPLPGRLVHGVGVGVPSAVDVTTGHSMSLAAKPVFGGIAVAEFFAERFGVPVRVDNEVNLLALAEHARHPDIDDLLLVKASTGIGAGIIAGGRLQHGAWGAAGEIGHIKVGGVPSRRCRCGDLNCLETVAGGLALLEQLAEAGKPVSALPELVGLVHDNDPDALRLVREAGRRIGEALAAAVNILNPAVIIVRGDLSHAAEPLIAGMRELIYQQSSALATRSLRIESSAEDAPTGIQACATMILDQVLAPPAVNALLDGTARRQGHRPGHRVG; this is encoded by the coding sequence GTGACTGGCCGACCGACAACGACGCCCGGTACCTCGGCCGGGGACGTGTTGTGGCTGATCCGCGGGCATGACGTGGTGACCCGCGCGGATATTCGCAGACTGACGGGACTGTCGCGAACAGCGGTGACATTGCGCGTCGAGCAGCTGCTCGAGCGCGGACTCGTCGTCGAACGCGTCGAGGGTGGGTCGACCGGTGGACGGCCCCCGACCCGGCTGGTGTTCAACCCCGAATCGGGGGTCGTCCTGGCCGCGTCGATCGGAGTCAGCCGCGCTCAGGTCGCGGTGTGCGACCTCGCGGGCCGGGTACTGGCCGAGTCCGAGTTCGCGGTGAGCATGAGCGAGGATGCGCAGACCGTGTTCGCCGCCGCGGCCGAACACCTGGATCGGCTCCTGTCGCGGACACCGCTGCCCGGGCGGCTCGTGCACGGTGTCGGCGTCGGCGTACCCAGCGCGGTCGATGTCACCACCGGCCACAGCATGAGCCTGGCCGCCAAGCCCGTGTTCGGCGGCATTGCCGTGGCCGAATTCTTCGCCGAGCGGTTCGGCGTGCCGGTCAGGGTCGACAATGAAGTGAATCTGCTGGCCCTGGCCGAACATGCGAGGCACCCCGACATCGATGACCTGCTTCTGGTCAAGGCATCCACCGGCATCGGCGCCGGGATCATCGCGGGCGGTCGACTGCAACACGGCGCCTGGGGGGCGGCGGGCGAGATCGGGCATATCAAGGTGGGTGGGGTTCCGTCGCGCCGATGCCGCTGCGGCGACCTGAACTGTCTGGAAACCGTGGCGGGCGGATTGGCCCTGCTCGAACAGCTCGCCGAAGCCGGTAAGCCCGTGTCCGCGCTGCCCGAACTCGTCGGCCTGGTCCACGACAACGACCCCGACGCACTGCGACTGGTGCGCGAAGCCGGGCGTCGCATCGGCGAAGCCCTGGCCGCGGCGGTCAACATCCTCAACCCCGCCGTCATCATCGTCCGCGGCGACCTGTCACACGCCGCCGAACCACTGATAGCCGGGATGCGCGAACTGATCTACCAGCAATCCTCGGCCCTGGCCACCCGCTCACTGCGCATCGAGTCGAGCGCCGAGGACGCGCCCACGGGCATACAGGCCTGCGCCACAATGATTCTCGACCAGGTCCTCGCTCCCCCCGCCGTCAACGCCCTACTCGACGGCACGGCGCGCCGCCAGGGCCACCGGCCCGGCCACAGAGTCGGGTAG
- a CDS encoding PrpF domain-containing protein, with protein sequence MLISIEAMLIRGGTSKGLYLSGSDVDACGIAADVLLPALLGSPDPRQIDGLGGASTTTSKAAIVRPSTRPDTDVDFLFGQVDIESAAVDWSPTCGNVLVGVGPFAIERAMVPVRGETTDVRVHLVNTGAHVVLTVQTPTGAVRYDGYEEIAGVPRSAAPVGVTFTRFAGGATGALLPTGKPTDIVDGVEVSCVDAGVCAVLVRAADVGVAGTETPDQLNENRELLRRLESLRLQAGALMGMGDVTGRVIPKVILLSETTEATIRSRYFVPTSCHPAHAVSGAVCLGSALALPDTIARDLAPAAADSGRYTIEHPAGLIDIGLTVTDGRPAGATVVRTARKLFDGTVFADIDAARVTA encoded by the coding sequence ATGCTGATATCGATCGAGGCCATGTTGATACGGGGCGGCACGTCCAAGGGCCTTTATCTGTCCGGCTCCGACGTGGATGCCTGCGGGATAGCCGCGGATGTGCTGTTACCCGCACTGCTGGGCTCGCCGGATCCGCGTCAGATCGACGGTCTGGGCGGAGCGAGCACCACCACGAGCAAGGCCGCCATCGTCCGGCCGTCGACGCGGCCCGATACCGACGTGGACTTCCTGTTCGGGCAGGTGGATATCGAATCGGCCGCGGTGGATTGGAGTCCCACCTGCGGGAATGTGCTCGTGGGGGTGGGGCCTTTCGCGATCGAGCGCGCGATGGTGCCCGTGCGCGGTGAAACCACCGATGTCCGAGTGCATTTGGTCAATACCGGCGCGCATGTGGTGCTGACGGTACAGACCCCGACCGGGGCGGTGCGCTACGACGGTTACGAGGAGATCGCCGGGGTGCCCCGCAGCGCGGCCCCGGTCGGGGTGACATTCACCCGGTTCGCAGGCGGGGCGACCGGAGCGCTGCTGCCCACCGGCAAACCGACCGACATCGTCGACGGGGTCGAGGTGTCCTGCGTCGACGCCGGCGTGTGCGCGGTGCTGGTCCGCGCCGCCGATGTCGGCGTCGCGGGAACGGAAACCCCGGATCAGCTCAACGAGAACCGAGAGTTGTTGCGGCGCCTGGAATCCCTGCGCCTGCAGGCGGGCGCCTTGATGGGGATGGGCGATGTCACCGGCCGCGTGATACCCAAGGTCATCCTGCTGTCGGAGACCACCGAGGCCACCATCCGGTCGCGCTACTTCGTGCCCACCAGTTGCCATCCGGCGCACGCGGTGAGCGGAGCGGTGTGCCTGGGTTCCGCACTCGCCCTGCCGGATACGATCGCCCGGGACCTCGCCCCGGCGGCTGCGGATTCCGGTCGCTACACCATCGAACATCCGGCAGGTCTGATCGACATCGGCCTCACGGTCACCGACGGCCGTCCGGCCGGGGCCACCGTGGTGCGCACCGCGCGAAAGCTGTTCGACGGCACGGTATTCGCCGATATCGACGCGGCGCGGGTGACGGCATGA
- a CDS encoding sterol desaturase family protein yields MPASHGECLSHLYAFVEQPILSVTGCIRWAEIIIRVPSADECVEESTKMRSIMRVLIEAAGLVVLAAIEAVATQWRHLVRGQIRKVRNLTFTVVNHALIPVVSVTMAHFLEPRIGTQWIAGLPVIVGLPLTIVVLDFAGYWFHRFSHRNLFLWRFHQIHHLDEDFDVTTGARVHTVEETMHHLILLALVVVLGAPGSYFAAFATISFLIALFHHANIAIPDRLERVLRLVLFTPALHVPHHHEDIVNTDTNFGFIFPWWDRMFGTFNTVARTPQWRIGLDYSHDLPLHRLFVQPFLPRQLKETATPPTPSAATSVGTGKGGAAC; encoded by the coding sequence ATGCCAGCCTCTCACGGTGAGTGTCTTTCACACTTATACGCCTTCGTCGAGCAACCTATTCTTTCCGTCACCGGATGCATCCGGTGGGCCGAGATTATTATTCGTGTCCCCTCGGCTGATGAATGTGTTGAAGAATCTACGAAGATGAGGTCGATCATGCGTGTGCTCATCGAGGCTGCGGGGCTGGTTGTGCTCGCCGCGATCGAGGCCGTGGCCACCCAGTGGAGACATTTGGTGCGCGGCCAGATCAGAAAGGTCAGGAATCTGACCTTCACCGTGGTGAATCATGCCCTGATTCCGGTGGTCAGCGTAACCATGGCGCATTTCTTGGAGCCGCGGATAGGCACCCAGTGGATCGCCGGACTGCCCGTGATCGTCGGCTTACCGTTGACCATTGTGGTGCTCGATTTCGCCGGATACTGGTTCCATCGCTTCAGTCACCGCAATCTGTTTCTGTGGCGGTTTCATCAGATCCACCACCTGGACGAGGATTTCGACGTCACCACCGGTGCCCGGGTGCACACGGTAGAGGAGACGATGCATCACCTGATCCTGCTGGCCCTGGTGGTCGTGTTGGGCGCACCGGGCTCGTACTTCGCCGCATTCGCCACCATCTCATTCCTGATAGCGCTGTTCCACCACGCGAATATCGCGATCCCGGATCGCCTGGAGCGCGTGCTGCGGCTGGTGCTGTTCACCCCGGCGCTGCATGTCCCGCATCACCATGAGGACATTGTCAATACCGATACCAATTTCGGGTTCATCTTTCCGTGGTGGGACCGGATGTTCGGCACCTTCAACACCGTCGCCCGCACCCCGCAATGGCGTATCGGGCTGGACTATTCCCACGATCTGCCGCTGCATCGGCTGTTCGTCCAGCCGTTTCTGCCTCGTCAGCTGAAGGAGACCGCGACCCCGCCGACCCCCTCGGCCGCGACGTCGGTCGGTACCGGAAAAGGCGGGGCGGCATGCTGA
- a CDS encoding AbrB family transcriptional regulator has product MNVDTVHARLEVDHRDVSTSAALRKGLRPRVRWALCVAITLAVGVVLAYLGLAGGWLIAAMLAAALIALGTGRELAIGGRPVRLAQAVIGVLAALPLCELRGGTAVGYGGAATVTILTTLAFSIACGLLLAGAGQGISATTGILSMIAGGASTVSTIADQLGGDQRFVSLSQYLRLIIVSATLPVALPLLGSTAPHGGAPVDQRSTGAGLAITIAIVAAAGPLAARMKIPAPHLLGPLAVALVVGVSLPAELRPAVPDPMKIAAYAVIGWQAGGGFSRSAASRFLRLLPYILACIAATISGCFGMAAVLSDWYHVPLTEAYLATSPGGIYSVLAISHDIGAGPVVTTLQVLRMIVMLLTAIALPYLIRRYRKER; this is encoded by the coding sequence ATGAACGTCGATACCGTGCATGCGAGGCTCGAGGTCGATCATCGTGACGTGTCGACGAGCGCCGCCCTCCGAAAGGGGTTACGGCCCCGGGTGCGCTGGGCCTTGTGTGTGGCCATCACCCTGGCGGTCGGTGTCGTGCTGGCCTACCTCGGGCTCGCTGGCGGTTGGCTGATCGCGGCGATGCTGGCCGCGGCGCTGATTGCCCTGGGCACCGGCCGCGAGCTGGCGATCGGCGGCCGACCGGTCCGGCTCGCCCAGGCGGTGATCGGAGTGCTGGCCGCACTGCCCCTGTGCGAGTTGCGCGGCGGCACCGCCGTCGGTTACGGCGGTGCGGCCACCGTCACGATCCTGACCACCCTGGCCTTCAGCATCGCCTGCGGGCTACTGCTGGCCGGCGCCGGGCAGGGAATCTCGGCGACCACCGGAATCCTGTCGATGATCGCGGGCGGCGCCAGCACGGTGTCCACGATCGCCGACCAACTCGGCGGAGACCAGAGATTTGTGTCCCTGTCGCAGTACCTGCGGCTCATCATCGTCAGTGCGACTCTGCCCGTGGCACTTCCGCTCCTCGGGAGCACCGCGCCGCACGGCGGCGCGCCCGTGGATCAGCGGTCCACGGGCGCGGGGCTCGCGATCACGATCGCCATCGTGGCCGCCGCCGGGCCGCTTGCCGCGCGCATGAAAATCCCCGCACCGCACCTGCTCGGACCACTGGCCGTGGCCTTGGTTGTGGGCGTGTCCCTGCCCGCCGAGCTGCGTCCCGCCGTGCCCGACCCGATGAAGATCGCGGCCTATGCCGTTATCGGCTGGCAGGCCGGGGGCGGCTTCTCACGATCGGCCGCGAGCCGGTTCCTACGCCTGCTGCCCTACATTCTCGCGTGCATCGCCGCCACCATCTCCGGTTGTTTCGGAATGGCCGCCGTCCTGTCCGACTGGTACCACGTCCCCCTCACCGAGGCATACCTGGCCACCTCGCCCGGCGGCATCTATTCGGTATTGGCCATATCCCATGACATCGGCGCCGGTCCGGTCGTCACCACGCTGCAGGTGCTCCGCATGATCGTGATGCTTTTGACCGCGATCGCGCTGCCCTACCTCATTCGGCGATATCGAAAGGAACGATGA
- a CDS encoding SDR family oxidoreductase, whose product MSAKTIVITGTASGFGQLSVRRFSEAGWNVVATVRKETDLDTHAAMENVKTLLLDVDDEQADLAFGELAQSQFGRVDALINNAGYFQSGPLEATTMDQAHRQFQTNVFGLIALNKAFIPIFREQRSGVIVNVSSISADGGYPYNSVYQASKAAVASLTEGLHAELSGFGVLVKALHPGAMATKIYSKIDGAQNVPEDYDASWKAFTSLNMILSDPEITAEAMYRMVIDGDTRKVHYYSGPDGEATPRVKQLLGQDWYFEELSARNRNEATPLWEALMPHPKSTARN is encoded by the coding sequence ATGTCTGCGAAAACGATCGTTATCACCGGCACGGCCAGCGGTTTCGGACAGCTGAGCGTGCGTCGCTTCAGCGAGGCCGGCTGGAATGTGGTCGCCACGGTCCGCAAAGAGACCGACCTCGACACCCACGCCGCCATGGAGAACGTGAAGACTCTGCTGTTGGACGTGGACGACGAGCAGGCCGACCTGGCATTCGGGGAACTCGCGCAATCACAGTTCGGCCGCGTCGACGCCCTGATCAACAACGCCGGATACTTCCAATCCGGCCCACTCGAAGCCACGACCATGGACCAGGCCCACCGCCAGTTCCAGACCAACGTCTTCGGTCTGATCGCATTGAACAAGGCGTTCATCCCGATCTTCCGGGAACAGCGATCGGGTGTCATCGTCAACGTCAGTTCGATCAGCGCCGACGGCGGCTACCCCTACAACTCGGTGTACCAGGCATCCAAGGCCGCGGTGGCCTCCCTCACCGAGGGTTTGCACGCGGAGCTGAGCGGGTTCGGCGTCCTGGTCAAGGCTTTGCATCCGGGTGCCATGGCAACGAAGATCTACAGCAAGATCGACGGTGCCCAGAACGTTCCCGAGGACTATGACGCTTCGTGGAAAGCATTCACCTCGCTGAACATGATCCTCTCCGACCCGGAGATCACCGCCGAGGCGATGTACCGGATGGTGATTGACGGCGACACCCGCAAGGTTCACTACTACAGCGGCCCCGATGGCGAAGCGACGCCCCGCGTAAAGCAACTTCTCGGCCAGGACTGGTACTTCGAGGAACTCAGCGCCCGCAACCGCAACGAAGCCACGCCGCTGTGGGAGGCATTGATGCCCCACCCCAAGTCAACGGCTCGGAACTGA